One window of Triticum dicoccoides isolate Atlit2015 ecotype Zavitan chromosome 5A, WEW_v2.0, whole genome shotgun sequence genomic DNA carries:
- the LOC119298510 gene encoding transcription factor bHLH81-like produces the protein MISPNSTKSGTTHVLSCYGATRGSRTLSHTEMGMAMPVLMPSAVGESITVNNGSSDLSRSFSMSSSGDTNSNIMFFTPGSKKAKVLIDSDDGMVTSLSKIESQVGQASHFGMSTTSLDMSGMDDYLQLQQYFIAYTVCTKRGCATHPRSIAERIS, from the exons ATGATTTCTCCCAATTCAACAAAGTCAGGTACTACTCATGTTCTTTCATG CTATGGAGCTACTCGAGGCAGCAGAACATTATCCCACACGGAGATGGGGATGGCCATGCCCGTGCTGATGCCGTCGGCCGTCGGTGAGAGCATCACCGTCAACAACGGCTCCAGCGACCTCTCCAGGAGCTTCTCCATGAGCTCCTCGGGTGACACCAACTCCAACATCATGTTCTTCACGCCCGGAAGCAAAAAAGCGAAGGTGCTCATCGACAGCGACGATGGCATGGTCACCAGCCTCAGCAAAATCGAATCCCAAGTAGGACAAGCTTCACAT TTTGGCATGTCAACCACGTCTTTAGACATGTCCGGCATGGACGACTATCTGCAGCTGCAGCAATACTTCATCGCCTACACAGTCTGCACCAAGCGTGGCTGCGCCACTCACCCACGAAGCATCGCTGAGAGGATTAGTTAA
- the LOC119304276 gene encoding putative lipid-binding protein AIR1B, which yields MASRTFSAACLLALLVANTFLAGDACGSCKHQTPPPASPSPPPPSPSTTPCPPPSSGGGGGTSCPTDTLKLGACANVLGLVNVGVGKPPSGGGDKCCSLLGGLADLEAAVCLCTALKANVLGIVLNIPVKLSLLLNYCGKTAPKGFQCA from the coding sequence ATGGCGTCCAGGACCTTCTCGGCGGCGTGCCTGCTGGCGCTGCTGGTGGCCAACACGTTCCTCGCCGGCGATGCCTGCGGCAGCTGCAAGCACCAAACCCCGCCGCCGGCCTCCCCGTCCCCGCCCCCACCATCGCCGTCTACGACGCCGTGCCCACCTCCTtcgtcaggcggcggcggcggcacgtcgTGCCCCACGGACACACTGAAGCTGGGCGCCTGCGCCAACGTGCTGGGCCTGGTGAACGTGGGCGTCGGCAAGCCCCCCAGCGGCGGCGGCGACAAGTGCTGCAGCCTCCTCGGCGGCCTGGCCGACCTCGAGGCCGCCGTGTGCCTCTGCACCGCGCTCAAGGCCAACGTCCTCGGCATCGTCCTCAACATCCCCGTCAAGCTCAGCCTCCTCCTCAACTACTGCGGCAAGACCGCCCCCAAGGGCTTCCAGTGCGCTTAG